A window of Dehalobacter sp. contains these coding sequences:
- a CDS encoding YvcK family protein → MELPKKYLEMCKWFYPNLGVKRYFLLAILGLFLVAGGLSVISSGETLGFIEVQFREIIYQLAGKDTVMVGPTGVVTCLAGMAIVFIAFKKMISSIISVLIPENEDRILDVIYSRRQLKRGPKIVVIGGGTGLSALLKGLKEYTSNLTAIVTVGDDGGSSGRLRRELGILPPGDIRNCLVALAEKEDIMEELFSYRFDTGTLAGHSLGNLFLAGLAGRFGDFQKGIEQIGKVFALRGEVYPSTLSQITLNAYFEDGRFINGETAIRTTPGKIKVLNIMPQDCRPLPGALAAIEDADLIVLGPGSLYTSIIPNLLVKGLRDKIASAKAPCIYVCNIMTEPGETDHYAVADHLKVIIEHAGKDLVDAVLAARENISQQVRERYQAEGAEVVDGDAAEAEKLGVRYFEGSFYTGGEVVRHNPDKLAKEILRLLFRLKPVNERVAMVDSYLLNRKIKSI, encoded by the coding sequence ATGGAACTTCCGAAAAAATATTTGGAAATGTGCAAATGGTTCTATCCAAATTTAGGTGTAAAAAGATATTTTCTGTTGGCAATCCTCGGTTTATTTCTTGTCGCCGGCGGACTTTCGGTCATCAGCTCCGGGGAAACCCTCGGATTTATTGAAGTGCAGTTTCGGGAGATCATCTATCAGCTGGCCGGCAAAGATACCGTAATGGTGGGTCCGACGGGGGTCGTTACCTGCCTGGCAGGAATGGCTATTGTTTTTATTGCGTTTAAAAAAATGATCAGCTCTATCATTTCCGTGCTGATTCCGGAAAATGAAGATAGAATTCTCGATGTGATCTATTCCCGCCGTCAATTGAAGCGAGGACCTAAAATTGTTGTTATCGGTGGAGGTACGGGGCTGTCGGCGTTGCTGAAAGGGCTAAAAGAATATACCAGCAATCTGACGGCTATCGTTACCGTTGGGGATGATGGCGGAAGCTCGGGGCGTCTGCGTCGAGAGCTTGGAATTCTGCCGCCCGGGGATATCCGTAACTGTCTGGTTGCTCTGGCCGAAAAAGAAGATATCATGGAAGAACTTTTTTCCTATCGCTTTGATACCGGGACGCTGGCCGGACACAGCCTCGGGAATTTGTTTCTTGCAGGTCTGGCCGGAAGATTCGGCGATTTTCAGAAAGGCATCGAGCAAATTGGCAAAGTATTCGCCTTGCGCGGGGAAGTATATCCGTCAACGCTTTCTCAAATCACCCTGAATGCTTATTTTGAAGACGGTAGATTCATTAACGGCGAGACAGCCATCCGGACGACGCCTGGAAAGATCAAAGTTCTCAATATTATGCCCCAGGATTGTCGGCCCTTGCCCGGAGCTTTAGCGGCGATTGAAGATGCCGACCTGATTGTTCTTGGGCCGGGGAGTCTTTATACCAGTATCATTCCGAATCTATTGGTGAAAGGGCTTCGCGACAAGATTGCTTCGGCCAAGGCTCCGTGCATTTATGTCTGCAACATTATGACGGAACCTGGAGAGACTGACCATTATGCGGTCGCCGACCATTTAAAGGTAATTATCGAGCATGCTGGGAAGGATCTGGTTGATGCGGTGCTGGCTGCCAGAGAAAATATATCTCAGCAAGTCAGGGAACGCTATCAGGCAGAAGGCGCTGAGGTTGTGGACGGTGATGCCGCTGAGGCCGAAAAACTGGGTGTTCGTTACTTTGAAGGCAGTTTTTACACCGGCGGGGAAGTTGTCCGGCATAATCCGGATAAGCTGGCTAAAGAAATTCTGCGTCTGTTATTCCGTCTGAAGCCCGTGAATGAGAGAGTCGCCATGGTTGATTCGTATCTGCTGAATCGAAAAATTAAGTCGATATAA
- the trkA gene encoding Trk system potassium transporter TrkA, whose protein sequence is MRVVIVGAGKVGFGLAQYLVDEDHDVIVIEEDETRRNIIQNSLDVMTIQGNGASPRVLMNADVRSADLMIAVTDSDEVNMVACMAAKQAGIHQTIARIRNSEYIGNEESEFHRSLGIDLTINPEHVTAVEISRILFIPAALEVEDFADGKVRLLEVRIRPESPHTNIPISELDLPKDILIVGILRKNRMIIPNGAEMLKPSDNVFLVGDPQALNEIQDEFTEKMVPVKKVMIIGAGRIGRNLAVLLEKAGMIVKVIDKNPERCQALAKSLKKGTVYCGEGTDVDLLMEEGVGDADAVVCLTDDDKLNLLLALMAKDLGAQKTICRVGRTEYIPLMEKVGVDSVLSPRLITAGFILSQVRRGKFISVALLEGAKAQAMEIGISPTSKVAGKKLKEVRFPYNCLVGAVLHQGRVYVPNGESVLMPGDQAIIFALPDTIIKVNKFF, encoded by the coding sequence GTGCGGGTAGTCATTGTGGGAGCTGGAAAGGTTGGTTTCGGTCTGGCGCAGTACCTCGTTGATGAAGACCATGATGTCATTGTTATTGAGGAAGATGAAACACGCCGGAATATTATCCAAAACAGCCTTGATGTCATGACTATTCAAGGAAATGGAGCGAGCCCCAGGGTCTTGATGAACGCGGATGTCCGGTCGGCAGACTTGATGATTGCGGTCACCGACAGTGATGAAGTGAACATGGTAGCGTGTATGGCCGCGAAACAGGCCGGAATACATCAAACAATCGCCCGAATCCGTAATAGCGAATATATTGGTAACGAGGAATCCGAATTCCATCGTTCTTTGGGAATCGATCTGACGATTAACCCTGAACATGTTACCGCGGTTGAAATAAGCAGGATCTTATTTATTCCGGCAGCACTAGAGGTCGAAGATTTTGCCGATGGAAAAGTCAGGTTGTTGGAAGTAAGGATCCGGCCAGAATCACCGCATACAAATATCCCGATTTCCGAACTGGATCTTCCAAAAGATATTTTAATTGTTGGCATTCTGCGTAAAAACAGGATGATCATACCGAACGGCGCGGAGATGCTGAAGCCAAGCGACAATGTTTTTCTTGTCGGCGATCCGCAAGCTTTAAATGAGATCCAGGATGAGTTTACCGAAAAGATGGTCCCGGTCAAGAAAGTCATGATCATCGGAGCCGGCCGAATTGGCCGCAATCTGGCCGTTCTGCTCGAAAAGGCAGGTATGATCGTCAAGGTGATCGACAAGAATCCGGAACGGTGTCAGGCTTTGGCCAAAAGCCTCAAAAAGGGAACTGTGTACTGCGGAGAAGGAACCGATGTTGATCTGTTGATGGAAGAAGGGGTCGGAGATGCCGATGCCGTAGTCTGTCTGACAGATGACGATAAGCTGAATCTGCTTCTGGCCCTAATGGCCAAAGATCTGGGTGCCCAGAAAACAATTTGCCGGGTAGGAAGAACGGAGTATATTCCCCTGATGGAAAAGGTAGGAGTGGATTCTGTCTTATCACCAAGATTGATCACAGCCGGTTTTATTCTGAGCCAGGTCCGCAGGGGTAAATTTATTTCCGTGGCTCTGCTGGAAGGGGCCAAAGCGCAGGCTATGGAAATCGGCATATCTCCGACGTCCAAAGTTGCCGGCAAGAAGCTGAAAGAGGTCAGGTTTCCCTACAATTGTCTGGTTGGAGCAGTCCTGCATCAAGGTCGGGTTTACGTGCCAAACGGTGAATCCGTTCTGATGCCCGGTGACCAGGCGATAATCTTTGCACTGCCTGATACGATCATTAAGGTCAATAAATTCTTTTAA
- the whiA gene encoding DNA-binding protein WhiA, whose protein sequence is MSFSAITKEELARLELQKDCCELAELASLIRMDGTLQISANQKYSLNVITESAPVARKIYNLAKESLHLPADIVVRRKLRLKKNNSYLVKIYPREMSDLQRLGLFNEEGEIQAGIDKKLIAKKCDQKAYLRGAFLAGGSISNPEGNYHMEIITNDPVLAGDLSKLLNKFDLKAKVSTRKNFHVVYLKESEHIVEFLALIGAHQALFEFENIRIIKEMRNQVNRIVNCETANLNKTVDAAVRQLENIRLIERTIGLKALPENLQEIACLRLEFPDYTLKELGEILTPKVGKSGVNHRLRKIEEIAEKIQTDKNKPQPGKGKS, encoded by the coding sequence ATGTCGTTTAGTGCCATAACCAAAGAGGAACTAGCCAGACTGGAGCTGCAGAAGGATTGTTGTGAGCTGGCTGAGCTGGCTTCGCTTATCCGCATGGATGGAACACTGCAGATCAGCGCGAATCAGAAATATTCCCTGAACGTGATCACTGAAAGCGCTCCTGTGGCGCGAAAAATATATAACCTGGCCAAAGAATCGCTGCATCTGCCAGCCGATATTGTGGTCAGGCGGAAATTAAGACTGAAGAAAAACAATTCTTACCTGGTGAAGATTTACCCCAGAGAGATGAGTGATCTGCAAAGACTCGGATTGTTTAATGAAGAGGGAGAAATCCAGGCCGGAATTGATAAGAAACTTATTGCCAAAAAATGTGACCAGAAGGCTTACCTCCGCGGGGCATTTCTGGCCGGAGGCTCGATCAGCAACCCTGAGGGGAATTATCATATGGAGATTATCACGAATGATCCGGTTCTGGCAGGAGACCTGAGCAAACTTTTGAACAAATTCGATCTAAAGGCGAAGGTCAGTACCCGTAAGAATTTCCATGTGGTTTATTTAAAGGAGAGCGAACATATCGTCGAGTTTCTGGCGCTGATTGGTGCCCACCAGGCGTTATTTGAGTTTGAAAATATCCGGATCATCAAAGAAATGCGCAACCAAGTTAACCGGATCGTTAATTGTGAGACTGCCAATCTGAATAAGACGGTGGACGCCGCAGTACGTCAGTTAGAAAACATTCGGCTGATTGAAAGGACCATCGGACTCAAAGCCCTGCCGGAAAATCTGCAGGAGATTGCTTGCCTGCGTCTGGAATTTCCAGATTATACCTTGAAAGAACTGGGTGAAATTCTGACCCCGAAAGTCGGTAAATCCGGCGTCAATCACAGACTGCGCAAGATTGAAGAGATTGCCGAAAAGATCCAGACGGATAAGAACAAACCACAGCCTGGCAAAGGAAAGAGTTAA
- a CDS encoding Na/Pi cotransporter family protein encodes MFSITMVMQFLGGLGLFLYGVNVTSEGLQKIAAKKLKNILASLTRKPWAATLFGIVMTVALQSSTATTVMIVEFVNSGLMTLTQALGVVLGSAVGTSIVIQLISFPILDFALLLLFIGFIMFSLVRTTLAKSIGQALIGFGCIFVGMSLLSGAFSPLKSSPDVDAFLSQFGTNPILGIAISMVVTALLQSSAAFLAILISLSTHGLLSVESVIPLVMGAHIGGTLTTLFSSLSAERADAVRVAAANTLYRLAAAVILLPFFSYFTRFIEWSAADLPRQVANTHLFSAVLMVILFLPLNKILSKWLIKLIPQRRDEGKKPRLIYITKAAPELPAVALTQARQEIRWVANKILENMVQILPRIIFYGDTKILQELERTEREVDWHYQELSKFFTELFRRNMTREQIVESHSYQLIIKELEYIADSLIVMARLGARIHAAQIMVEETDQEKAGELYIAVSSNFLTLLRYLERGDQALALLIIKAHQDIIEIYNQVQNSLTCRISKDDQGMQELNSWLYKIGEHIVRIAKILQD; translated from the coding sequence ATGTTTTCGATCACGATGGTAATGCAATTTCTAGGCGGACTGGGACTGTTCCTGTACGGGGTTAATGTTACTTCGGAAGGGCTGCAGAAAATTGCCGCGAAAAAGTTGAAAAACATCCTGGCCTCTTTAACTAGAAAGCCTTGGGCGGCGACCCTATTCGGAATTGTGATGACAGTCGCGCTGCAAAGCAGTACCGCGACAACGGTCATGATCGTCGAATTTGTCAATTCAGGCCTGATGACGCTGACCCAGGCGCTTGGTGTTGTTCTGGGGTCAGCGGTCGGGACCTCGATCGTCATTCAATTAATCTCTTTCCCAATCCTGGATTTTGCACTTTTGCTGCTTTTCATCGGATTTATTATGTTTTCTCTTGTCAGAACCACGCTGGCCAAAAGTATCGGACAAGCGCTGATCGGTTTTGGCTGTATTTTTGTTGGCATGTCTTTGCTTTCTGGAGCATTTTCACCGTTGAAAAGCTCGCCTGATGTCGATGCGTTCCTCTCCCAGTTCGGGACAAACCCGATTCTCGGTATAGCCATAAGTATGGTTGTGACAGCATTACTGCAGAGCAGTGCTGCGTTTCTGGCAATTCTGATTTCCCTCTCCACACACGGACTGCTGTCTGTGGAATCGGTCATCCCGCTGGTCATGGGGGCTCACATCGGGGGGACGCTGACGACTTTGTTTTCCTCTCTCAGCGCTGAACGGGCCGATGCGGTCAGGGTAGCCGCAGCCAACACGCTTTATCGTCTTGCTGCAGCGGTAATCTTACTGCCGTTTTTTTCGTACTTTACCCGGTTTATCGAATGGAGTGCTGCGGACCTGCCCCGGCAGGTAGCGAATACGCATCTTTTTTCGGCAGTCTTAATGGTGATTTTATTTCTGCCTTTAAACAAAATCTTAAGCAAATGGCTGATTAAGCTGATCCCGCAGCGAAGGGACGAAGGCAAAAAACCAAGGCTTATTTATATTACCAAAGCAGCTCCTGAACTGCCGGCTGTTGCTTTGACCCAGGCAAGACAGGAAATCCGCTGGGTGGCGAATAAGATCCTTGAGAATATGGTTCAAATACTGCCGCGTATCATCTTTTACGGGGATACAAAAATACTTCAGGAGCTGGAACGGACGGAGCGGGAAGTAGACTGGCACTATCAGGAACTGTCGAAATTCTTTACGGAATTATTCCGTCGGAATATGACCCGGGAACAAATTGTCGAGAGCCACAGCTACCAGTTGATCATTAAGGAACTTGAATATATTGCCGACAGCCTGATTGTGATGGCCAGGCTGGGGGCCAGGATTCATGCTGCCCAGATAATGGTTGAAGAGACTGATCAGGAAAAGGCCGGAGAATTATACATCGCTGTATCGAGCAATTTTTTAACCCTGCTGCGCTATTTGGAAAGAGGGGATCAGGCTCTTGCTTTGCTGATCATCAAAGCCCATCAGGATATTATCGAAATCTATAATCAAGTTCAGAACAGCCTGACTTGCCGGATCTCCAAAGATGATCAAGGTATGCAGGAATTGAACAGCTGGCTGTATAAAATTGGGGAGCATATTGTCCGGATCGCCAAGATATTGCAGGATTAG